cttcttccttcctcctcccacattccttccctcgtcccttccaccttcctcattcttcccctctccctcatccctcatcttttccccctcccaccctcccctatccttccccccatctcacattcccctatccttcccccaccctcgctccttaccctcaccctccctcatcctcacctccccctccctccttcatcccccttccctcaatcCTTACCTTCGAGCTGATTTCCCGAGCCGTAAAATCCTTGAACAGGTTAATGACCGCACTGACGAGGAAAACCAGCATGGTTATTGTGATGACGAGCCACACTATTCCCAGAAGAGACCGCCAGTGTGTCCAGATGTGCGCGAAACCATGGCCGCTTGTGTCTTCGCAAAAAGCGCGCAAAACTTCGCTGACGCTGGCCTTCCATAACGGCGGCtgtaggggaaaaaagaaagaacaaataagtAAAGACGAAAAGAGGTAAAATcgtgaataaagaggaggaaaagaaagaagtaaattaAGTAGGAGAGCGATCATAATTATAAAGACGAGCACAACTTCGCTCGTGCAGGCCTTCCATACCGGCTTCTGTGGgtggaaataagaaaataaagggggaaaaaaaagtaaacaaagtgagaaaaaaatacaattaaaatggCGCGCAAACCTTCGTGATTACAGGTAAGACTGCGTGGATGGCAAATAATCATGAAGTTAACTGTAATTATACACTTTGCTTATATTAAAGCCACTTATGATTGATTTACGCATTTTTGTTCTAAGTGGTGCTATTAGAACCAAGAGTTACTTATGCATGATTATCGTGCTTGATATAAGTACTGATGACTAGGTAATTGTTATAACAAAGTTATATATTACGGAACGAGCGCCAGGCCAGTAATGGGTACAATcaaaatattagtattaatgacaaAATTTACTACCAAGAGCATTCTTTCGCTAGTAAACTATTATGGTCAGGACATGTAAACGATAAAGGTCCCTGATTCCTTTTATATTACATTGATTTTAgttctgtctgtgtttttatgtAGGCAAATATCTGTAATGGAAAACCTTTttcatatcagatttttttttccagaatgtaAGAAATGGAGtcaagctctctctttctctctttctttcattctctatctttcgcattctctaccttctctctctctctctctctctctctctctctctctctcgctctctctctttctttctctctctctctctctctctctctctctctctctctctctctttctctctctctctctctctctctctctctctctctctctgtctaactctatctatctatctatctctctttctctccctcactctctctcagtactATTTAAAAGCTTGATGACTATtaaaatttgtacatatatatatcatatgatttcTGCAGTGAATGTTACTTCATGTACCcactgaaaataatatatacatatatatatatatagagagagagagacagagagagagagagagatatagatagagagagagacagagagagagagagacagacagacagacagaggcagaaacagaaaggATGAACGGGAAAAATGTCCAAACAAAACTGAGAGGGTTTTGCAACTGCTGGTAACGAGACTATAGTTGAAATAATGACCTCTTTATTACAGTAAAAAACGAAAACCTAGATTCTGACCCTGCATTTCCAAAATTGCCACATAATATCCACGGTGCTCACTTCAAACGCTGTTCCGATATTAAGCAGAAGTGACTTAAAATGTGAAAATATACATCGTATTTTTTGCAGGAGAGACAatagttgatatatagatatgtacatataaacacacactcacatacatgaacgcacgcacgcacgcacacacacacacacacacacacacacacacacacacacacacacacacacaaacacaaacacacgcacgcacgtacggcgtcgtacgcacacaagcacgcatgtaggcacacacatacatatatatccgtggtTTCGAATAAAtttcgaataaaaaagaaaaaaacaccttaaaaaaaaaaatcaaaaaaaatcagCACGTGAGTTTTCGAATCTGCTTCTTAATAACTTGAACcatcatatatttttaattattttctttacagTGATCAATGTATACCAATAGCAATATAAATCACAGCAAAACACTAGTACGCTGATATAATTCAGCAAAAATGTTTATAAGAATATATGACACGTTGTTATAAATCTCATTATACAAAATTATAAGCTAAATGTAGTAATACTTTATCAGAATAAGCGTGGACACAGCATATCTAACTATTCATAAGTAATTTAGTTAattaatctttatctctctttctctctttatatatatatatatatatatatatatatatatatatatatgtgtgtgtgtgtgtgtgtgtgtgtgtgtgtgtgtgtgtgtgtgcgtgtgtgtgtgtgtgtgtgtgtgtgtgtgtgtgattataactatctctctctctgtatatctatctatctatgtgtatatatttatttatttgtttacttagctATACAAATCATATTCccttattcatcaatttatcaGCTGAATATAGATTACATGCGATATGACTTATAAGGCATTCAAATGGATAAATTGAGCAATTCAGTTTTTAGCCGAAAATATTAATTATGTTACTATGCTTTAAGTGGAGAATTATGATGTATTTGAAATGTCATGCTTTAACTTCACTTGAAGTTATAAATTTGCTAGGcactttttaaacattttatggACTGAGCAATACATTTAGAAAAAGAGCATGTTTCTCTTACTTTCATCACGTTTTTCATTATATCCACTATTTAGTCGGTGTTCCTTCTAGTCCCATATCTTGACGGATATCTCAGTCCGTACCTTGATCagacacattcatacagacagacatgcggaataaaacacatacattatacatgtggAAATAAGACAATTGTAAATGTATGGAAAGAGACAAGGGAATAAAAACGtaaagaataaaacacacacacacacacacacacacacacacacacacacacacacacacacacacacacatatatatatatatatatatatatataatgaaaaaaaaaacgcccttAGAAAATAAGACACGTATATGTAGACAGGAGATAGGACAAGTGCTCACATGGAAAAGGACACGTACGCATATACCTAAATATAAGACATGGAAACAATCAGGGATGCATTCGTAAAAGactaatacatatttacacacatacgtaaaagaataacacacatgtacattacaGACGTAAGAAATAACAGACACTTTCTTTacgaaaaagggagacaaaactaCCTTGTTACCGTGGTTTTGTTGCGAATCAGAACAACATAAGCTGCAAGGGCGACGTTCTCTCAGCAGGTTATTGCTTTTCATGGCCGGCGTGCCTCCACTTAGCCTTTTCTGGAATGCCATTGTTCCTTCACTAAATGAcaattggaatattttttttttctttttcgattgcCAAACTGGTTCGTTTTTCGAGATATGTCGCGCACTGAAGAAGTTGGGGGCAAaccgaataaatagataagtaaatcagTACACTTCAACTGTCCCTTTTCAGTTCTaaaagtcgatagatagataacatcagcgtgttttttctctctctttaaaagtcTGCCTCCTTTCTTCCTGACTGAAATCGGCAAAGTTGGAACAGTGTCTGTGAGCGACtaatgccccccacccccaccttatgAATATCATGTGACCAACCGACATTGCTATCGATTCTTTTTCAGACAATCGCAAAGGAGACATCATTCGGCCGAGAAATCTGCTTGACATTGGTCTGTCTCTTCCATACGTCCATCCGTTTTTATACGTATGTTCCCCTTTTGTACATAGTCTATGCACGGGATTGTGTTATAGCCGGATAGGAAATGTAGATACGTGGGTAATGGGGTGTTTTGCATATTCTATACGATttccaagaaaaagaagaagaaaaaaaaaagacacacttgAAATACAAGCTTATTATAATGAATGGTTTCATGCACATTCTGGCCCAGTCTTCCTCACTCCACATAAATTGTTTTTT
The nucleotide sequence above comes from Penaeus chinensis breed Huanghai No. 1 chromosome 3, ASM1920278v2, whole genome shotgun sequence. Encoded proteins:
- the LOC125040251 gene encoding uncharacterized protein LOC125040251 produces the protein MAFQKRLSGGTPAMKSNNLLRERRPCSLCCSDSQQNHGNKPPLWKASVSEVLRAFCEDTSGHGFAHIWTHWRSLLGIVWLVITITMLVFLVSAVINLFKDFTAREISSKVTTKHSLEEGLQLPSVALCNRGIFSRYKLEGKPKVVWTCLEFDCFVV